The stretch of DNA CGTCGAAGAGTTCCTGCCAGGCGCGTTCGTGCACGATCGCGGTGGGGGTCAGGACGCCGTCGAGGTCAAAGAGGATGGCGGAGGCGCCGGTCCAGCCCGGGGCGGCGGTGGCGGGGAGCTCAGTCATGAATCGGTGTCCTTCCAGACGGCAGGCAAGTCGGTGGGTTTTTCGGCGGCGGTGCGGGACGGGGGCGGCGGTCATCGACGACGCCGGGCGCCGGACGCTGGGGGTGCTGCGGTGGTCCAGGGGCGTTGCGCCGTCCGGTTCAGCGGCGGCGGCGGGTGCTTCTGCGCTCCACCAGCCTGGTGTCCAGCACATGGCTGGTCGGGGGATTCGGAAGCCCCGGGTGGTGGAGTCTTTCAATCAGCAGGTTGGCTGCGAAGGCGCCCTGATCGGCTACTGGCTGGGCCATTGTGGTCAGTCCCAGGAACCAGCTCATCTGATGATCGTCTATTCCTATGATGGACACGTTCTTCGGCGCTGACAAACCGAACTCCCTCAGGGCCATGAGCGCACCGAAGGCTGTTTCGTCGCAGCCGGCCAGGATCGCGGACGGCATCCTGCGGTTTTCGATCAGCTCGGTCATGGCCAGGCGGCCGCCGTCGATGCTGAAGCCGGCATCGATCACGAGGTCCGGATCGACGGTCAGGTCATGGTCCGCCAGGGCACGCCCAAAGCCCCGCAGCCGCTCGCTGCCGGTCACCACCGAGGGCCCGCCGGCCTCGCTCCCGGACAGCATGGCCAGGTCCCAGTGGCCGAGCCCGAGCAGGTGCTTGGTGGCCGTGCGCGCCGCCTCCTCGTTGTCGATGCCGACGTTGTCCCAGGGCACGCCGTGCATGCCGACGCT from Arthrobacter sp. PAMC25564 encodes:
- a CDS encoding LacI family DNA-binding transcriptional regulator, producing the protein MLQAKTPRATIQDVAALSGLSICTVSRALRQLPNVSEKAQAKVSDAAAKLGYKASSAASRLAGGSTGSVAIIVPTATAWFFAQAVEAAEEVFAAGGYDTVLISLRNRPSVHRKLFGDLAGLSQRVDGVLLLNIALSEAEIAALAGSGLAVASVGMHGVPWDNVGIDNEEAARTATKHLLGLGHWDLAMLSGSEAGGPSVVTGSERLRGFGRALADHDLTVDPDLVIDAGFSIDGGRLAMTELIENRRMPSAILAGCDETAFGALMALREFGLSAPKNVSIIGIDDHQMSWFLGLTTMAQPVADQGAFAANLLIERLHHPGLPNPPTSHVLDTRLVERRSTRRRR